A genomic stretch from Candidatus Desulfatibia profunda includes:
- a CDS encoding HD domain-containing protein, whose protein sequence is MEKYKNDRLGMIQSALEQRESENLSPIATLSGAGVRRHHDTRLEEGYRLAFSVDVDRILHSRAYTRYIDKTQVFYLIKHDHITHRVLHVQLVSKIARTIGRFMGLNEDLIEAIALGHDIGHTPFGHDGERFLSELCQSGGIGHFQHNVQSVQFLEKVERKGKGWNLCLQTLDGILCHDGEIHNQKLQPSRGKTFESLNQEMLSKKADPEIELIPMTMEGCVVRMADTISYIGRDIEDAIRLNMIRRSDLPKACVQRLGDTNGSIVYNLVTDIINNSFQNTYVAFSSEVSEALERLKEFNLEHIYMNPEIKSQTDTIKMLFEILFERFLADIEKENRSSVIFTSFLEDMSEDYVGNHKGPEIVRDFIAGMTDQYFLRQCPQDMVPETRIFP, encoded by the coding sequence ATGGAAAAATATAAAAACGACCGCCTTGGAATGATCCAGTCGGCATTGGAGCAGCGGGAAAGCGAAAACCTGTCGCCCATCGCCACCTTAAGCGGGGCAGGAGTCCGCCGCCATCATGACACGCGTCTTGAAGAAGGGTATCGCCTGGCTTTCTCTGTCGATGTTGATCGCATCCTGCATTCGCGCGCCTACACGCGTTATATTGACAAAACCCAGGTCTTTTATCTGATCAAGCATGATCACATTACTCATCGGGTGCTCCATGTTCAACTGGTTTCGAAGATTGCCAGAACAATCGGCCGTTTTATGGGTTTAAACGAGGATCTTATCGAAGCCATCGCTCTTGGGCATGATATTGGACATACGCCTTTCGGTCATGACGGCGAAAGGTTTTTATCAGAGCTCTGCCAGTCAGGCGGCATTGGTCACTTTCAGCACAATGTTCAAAGCGTTCAGTTTTTAGAGAAAGTCGAGCGCAAAGGAAAAGGATGGAATCTGTGCCTGCAAACTTTGGACGGAATCCTTTGCCATGATGGTGAAATTCACAACCAGAAGCTTCAGCCCTCAAGGGGCAAGACTTTCGAAAGCCTTAATCAAGAGATGTTATCCAAAAAAGCGGATCCTGAGATAGAACTCATTCCCATGACCATGGAAGGGTGCGTTGTGCGCATGGCCGATACCATCAGTTACATCGGTCGTGATATCGAGGATGCCATCCGCCTGAATATGATCAGGCGATCGGATTTGCCGAAAGCGTGTGTCCAAAGGCTGGGGGATACAAACGGAAGCATTGTCTACAATCTTGTGACTGACATTATCAATAACAGCTTCCAAAATACTTATGTCGCCTTCAGTTCGGAAGTGTCGGAGGCCTTGGAGCGCTTGAAAGAATTCAATCTCGAACATATTTATATGAATCCGGAGATTAAAAGCCAGACTGATACCATTAAGATGCTTTTTGAGATTCTGTTTGAAAGGTTTCTTGCGGATATCGAAAAGGAAAATCGATCTTCGGTGATATTTACAAGTTTTTTAGAGGATATGTCGGAAGATTATGTTGGAAACCACAAAGGTCCTGAGATTGTAAGAGATTTCA